A window of the Acidimicrobiales bacterium genome harbors these coding sequences:
- a CDS encoding SRPBCC family protein, whose translation MSTTIERRSIIPAPVEAVWSTLGEFGAISAWAPNVDHSCLLSSQTEGPGTVRRIQASRATIVETVEVWAPGETLSYRITGLPSVIRRLTNTWRLEPEGDATSVVLTTSIDTGPRPPQRLIARAAGRRMASASEQMLSGLADHLATTNRPPTEGPR comes from the coding sequence ATGTCCACCACCATCGAACGACGTTCCATCATCCCGGCACCGGTCGAAGCGGTCTGGTCGACCTTGGGCGAGTTCGGGGCGATCAGCGCGTGGGCGCCGAACGTCGACCACTCGTGCCTGTTGTCGTCGCAGACGGAGGGGCCGGGGACGGTGCGCCGCATCCAGGCGAGCCGCGCCACGATCGTCGAGACGGTCGAGGTCTGGGCGCCCGGCGAGACGCTCTCGTACCGGATCACCGGACTGCCGTCGGTGATCCGCCGGCTGACCAACACCTGGCGCCTCGAGCCGGAGGGAGACGCCACGTCGGTCGTCCTGACGACGTCGATCGACACCGGTCCCCGCCCTCCACAGCGGCTGATTGCCCGGGCTGCGGGCCGCCGCATGGCGAGCGCGTCCGAGCAGATGCTGAGCGGACTCGCCGACCACCTCGCGACCACGAATCGACCACCAACGGAAGGCCCCCGATGA
- a CDS encoding ribonuclease Z has translation MSLTVTLLGTGSPMPSPDRAGPATLVSAGEGADAEHYLVDAGRGVLMRLAALGLGAPNLAAVLITHLHSDHITDLNDVITTRWVMTFSETPLTIVGPVGTQRVVDHLLASLEPDIAYRLAHHDDLDHRPPVSVIEVVEGEVALPGNVAISCGQTDHKPVEPSVGYRFEFGGASVVAAGDTVPCAGLDALTEGADALVHTVIRKDLIANVPVQRMKDTLDYHSSPEEAGRTAQAAGVGTLILTHYVPPLPLSGTEDDWRALAASTFDGRVEMGDDLHRVEIQPR, from the coding sequence ATGTCGCTCACCGTCACCCTGCTCGGCACCGGCAGTCCCATGCCCAGCCCCGATCGGGCGGGTCCGGCCACGCTCGTCTCGGCGGGGGAGGGGGCCGATGCCGAGCACTATCTCGTCGATGCCGGTCGCGGTGTCCTGATGCGGTTGGCTGCGCTCGGTCTGGGTGCGCCGAACCTCGCCGCCGTGCTGATCACCCACCTGCACAGCGATCACATCACCGATCTCAACGACGTCATCACCACGCGTTGGGTCATGACGTTCAGCGAGACCCCGCTCACCATCGTCGGCCCCGTGGGAACGCAGCGAGTCGTCGACCATCTGCTTGCCTCGCTCGAGCCCGACATCGCCTATCGGCTCGCCCATCACGACGACCTCGACCATCGCCCGCCAGTCTCGGTGATCGAGGTCGTCGAGGGTGAGGTGGCGCTGCCCGGCAACGTCGCCATCTCGTGCGGCCAGACCGACCACAAGCCGGTCGAGCCGAGCGTCGGGTACCGCTTCGAGTTCGGCGGCGCCTCGGTGGTGGCCGCCGGCGACACGGTGCCGTGCGCCGGGCTCGACGCCCTCACCGAAGGCGCCGATGCGCTCGTCCACACCGTGATTCGCAAGGACCTCATCGCCAACGTGCCGGTCCAGCGGATGAAGGACACACTCGACTACCACTCCTCGCCTGAGGAAGCGGGGCGCACGGCGCAAGCGGCCGGTGTCGGCACGCTCATACTCACGCACTACGTGCCCCCGCTCCCGTTGAGCGGCACCGAAGACGACTGGCGGGCCCTTGCCGCGTCGACGTTCGATGGTCGGGTGGAGATGGGCGACGACCTCCACCGAGTCGAGATCCAACCCCGCTGA
- a CDS encoding SRPBCC family protein, whose product MAAIAFTVSHDFDAPSDVVWDEMTDWTAHGEWIPATRVEIDDGDPRSVGGTFTGYTGYGPLTLVDHMRLTEIEWEEATSTGRCEVAKLGPVLRGRAGFTVSPTSGGSRVDWFEDVTVPYVPSLAAPVVNKLSALGFAMGMKRLAKNIEAKGS is encoded by the coding sequence ATGGCTGCCATCGCCTTCACCGTGTCCCACGACTTCGACGCACCGTCCGACGTCGTCTGGGACGAGATGACCGATTGGACCGCCCACGGCGAGTGGATTCCGGCGACCCGAGTCGAGATCGACGACGGCGACCCCCGGAGCGTCGGCGGCACCTTTACCGGCTACACCGGCTACGGACCGCTCACGCTCGTCGACCACATGCGCCTCACCGAGATCGAGTGGGAGGAAGCGACGTCGACTGGTCGTTGCGAGGTCGCCAAACTCGGCCCGGTGCTGCGGGGACGAGCGGGCTTCACGGTGTCACCGACCAGCGGGGGCTCCCGAGTCGACTGGTTCGAGGACGTCACGGTGCCCTACGTCCCGTCGCTTGCCGCCCCGGTGGTCAACAAGCTCAGCGCACTCGGCTTCGCCATGGGCATGAAGCGGTTGGCCAAGAACATCGAGGCCAAGGGTTCCTGA